A stretch of Dyella sp. BiH032 DNA encodes these proteins:
- the poxB gene encoding ubiquinone-dependent pyruvate dehydrogenase codes for MTTVAERLVQTLEAAGVEHVYGLVGDSLNGITEALRAGRHIAWIPVRHEEVAAFAAGAHAQLTGQVTVCAGSCGPGNLHLINGLYECHRNRVPVVAIAAHIPSTEIGSGYFQETHPQALFKECSHYVELVSDPLHVPRIVETAIREAVTRQGVAVIVLSGDVALKQAGPQRPSPRPVPRMPRVCADEKDIDELASLLDTSQRITLLCGAGCAGAHDAVVELAGRLKAPVVHALRGKEHVEWDNPYDVGMTGLIGFASGYHAMEACDTLLMLGTDFPYRQFYPSKARIAQVDLRGENLGRRCRLDLGVIGDVQDVLPRLLAKVQAKRDDTHLTQAIRHYRASRQSLDDLANRHSSHRPIHPQLVAAWISELADDDAIFTCDVGEPTVWAARYLRMNGRRRLLGSFLHGSMANAMPQAIGAQVAFPARQVVSLSGDGGFSMLMGDLLTIRQLGLPIKIVVFNNGLLGFVDIEMKAAGFLPTGTRLDNPDFARMAQSMGMFGIRVEEPSALKEALTTALAYQGPAVIDVVTDRQELVMPPKIRAEQAKGFSLWMLKAVLSGHADEILDVAGGAFDR; via the coding sequence GTGACGACGGTAGCCGAGCGATTGGTGCAGACGCTGGAAGCAGCAGGCGTGGAGCACGTATACGGGTTGGTGGGAGATTCGCTCAACGGCATTACCGAGGCACTGAGGGCCGGCAGGCACATCGCCTGGATCCCCGTCCGACATGAAGAGGTAGCCGCGTTTGCCGCCGGCGCCCACGCACAGCTGACCGGGCAGGTGACCGTCTGTGCGGGCAGTTGCGGCCCGGGCAACCTGCACCTGATCAATGGCTTGTACGAGTGCCACCGCAACCGCGTGCCGGTGGTGGCCATCGCCGCGCATATTCCCAGCACGGAGATCGGTTCGGGTTATTTCCAGGAAACCCATCCGCAGGCTCTGTTCAAGGAATGCAGCCACTACGTGGAACTAGTCTCCGATCCGCTGCACGTACCGCGCATCGTGGAGACAGCCATTCGCGAAGCGGTGACCCGCCAAGGCGTGGCCGTGATCGTGCTGTCCGGCGACGTGGCGCTGAAACAAGCCGGACCGCAGCGACCATCTCCGCGACCGGTGCCACGCATGCCTCGCGTATGCGCCGACGAAAAGGACATCGATGAACTCGCCAGCCTGCTGGATACCTCCCAGCGCATCACGCTGCTGTGCGGCGCCGGTTGCGCCGGCGCCCACGATGCGGTGGTGGAGCTGGCCGGCAGGCTCAAGGCGCCGGTAGTACACGCGCTGCGTGGCAAAGAACATGTCGAATGGGACAACCCCTACGACGTCGGCATGACGGGCCTCATCGGCTTTGCTTCCGGCTATCACGCCATGGAAGCCTGCGACACCTTGCTGATGCTCGGCACGGACTTCCCCTACCGTCAGTTCTATCCCTCCAAGGCCCGCATCGCGCAGGTGGATCTGCGCGGCGAGAATCTCGGCCGGCGCTGCCGCCTCGACCTGGGGGTGATCGGCGATGTGCAGGACGTGCTACCGCGCCTCCTCGCCAAAGTGCAGGCCAAGCGCGACGACACGCACCTGACCCAGGCCATACGCCACTACCGCGCCAGCCGGCAGTCCCTGGACGATCTGGCCAACCGGCATTCCAGCCATCGGCCGATCCATCCCCAGCTGGTCGCGGCGTGGATCAGCGAGCTGGCCGACGACGATGCGATCTTCACCTGCGACGTGGGCGAGCCCACGGTGTGGGCCGCCCGCTACCTGAGAATGAATGGGCGACGGCGCCTGCTCGGTTCCTTCCTGCATGGCTCGATGGCCAATGCCATGCCGCAAGCGATCGGTGCGCAGGTCGCCTTTCCCGCACGGCAGGTCGTATCGCTCTCCGGCGACGGTGGCTTCAGCATGCTCATGGGCGACCTGCTGACCATCCGCCAGCTCGGACTGCCGATCAAGATCGTCGTCTTCAACAACGGCCTGCTCGGTTTCGTAGACATCGAGATGAAAGCGGCCGGATTCCTACCGACCGGCACGCGGCTGGACAACCCCGATTTCGCCCGCATGGCGCAATCCATGGGCATGTTTGGCATCCGCGTGGAGGAGCCCTCCGCGCTGAAGGAGGCATTGACCACGGCGCTCGCCTACCAAGGCCCGGCCGTGATCGACGTGGTGACGGACCGGCAAGAACTGGTGATGCCGCCGAAGATACGCGCCGAGCAGGCCAAGGGCTTCAGCCTGTGGATGCTCAAGGCGGTGCTCAGCGGCCATGCCGACGAAATCCTGGACGTGGCCGGCGGCGCGTTCGATCGCTGA
- a CDS encoding AraC family transcriptional regulator, translating to MTGAAKRMVYWAGIASNPRSQRKGHRQQMTASTRRHIHAIGILVDLAGEMGVPPKALLSGSGVKQGSLEDPMSTVSFEQEYRVIRNLLRLADGMPAVGLRIGLRYRFTWIAPVGFAFISSPTFRSAFDVALRYADLNASMVQVAPEGDGRDLHIRFLEERIPADIRAFAVERTIGVILALARELLQRVVTPRSLDLAHVVEPVDVYRKLLGVTPLERGRSLLVLKHKDVELPLERANPVALRLAEEQCQRYLETWRRREGLAARVRDIIALQPRNMPPIKQVALALCMSERTMRRRLSDEGTSFVALCDETRQAIAEQLLTIQRLPLEQIADRLGYSETAAFIHAFKRWHGVSPHAYRMGKLARRG from the coding sequence TTGACCGGTGCGGCCAAACGTATGGTTTATTGGGCAGGCATTGCCTCTAATCCGCGCTCCCAGCGAAAAGGTCACCGGCAGCAGATGACGGCGAGTACGAGACGGCATATCCATGCAATCGGCATCCTGGTGGATCTGGCCGGTGAGATGGGCGTGCCGCCCAAGGCGTTGCTGTCCGGTTCGGGCGTCAAGCAAGGAAGCCTGGAGGATCCCATGTCGACGGTGTCGTTCGAGCAGGAATACCGCGTGATCCGGAACCTGCTGCGGCTTGCCGATGGCATGCCTGCTGTCGGCCTGCGCATCGGCCTGCGCTATCGCTTTACGTGGATCGCTCCGGTGGGCTTTGCCTTTATCAGCAGCCCGACGTTCCGCAGCGCCTTCGACGTGGCACTTCGTTATGCCGACCTCAATGCGTCCATGGTGCAGGTGGCGCCTGAGGGTGACGGTCGCGACTTGCATATCCGTTTTCTTGAGGAGCGCATCCCGGCGGATATCCGCGCCTTCGCGGTCGAGCGCACCATCGGCGTCATTCTCGCGCTGGCGCGGGAGCTATTGCAGCGCGTCGTCACCCCACGTTCCCTCGATCTGGCGCACGTGGTGGAACCGGTCGATGTCTACCGGAAGCTGCTCGGCGTGACGCCTCTGGAGCGTGGCAGGAGCCTGCTGGTACTCAAGCACAAGGATGTAGAACTTCCCCTGGAACGAGCCAACCCAGTCGCGTTGCGCCTGGCCGAGGAGCAATGCCAGCGTTATCTGGAAACCTGGCGGCGCCGGGAAGGCTTGGCGGCGCGCGTGCGCGACATCATCGCGCTGCAGCCACGCAATATGCCGCCGATCAAGCAGGTGGCGCTCGCGCTATGCATGTCCGAACGCACCATGCGCCGTCGCCTGAGCGATGAAGGCACCAGCTTCGTCGCGCTTTGCGACGAAACGCGGCAGGCGATCGCCGAGCAACTGCTGACGATCCAACGCTTGCCGCTGGAGCAGATCGCCGACCGCCTGGGTTACTCGGAGACGGCCGCGTTCATCCACGCTTTCAAGCGGTGGCATGGGGTGTCACCGCATGCCTATCGCATGGGCAAGCTGGCTCGGCGAGGTTGA
- a CDS encoding SRPBCC domain-containing protein, producing MDVLPPHFMTDPVPGFDGMVHCRIVEAVEPARLVYTWKGGPIDTVVSWTLTPLDGNRTLLRLKQDGFRPEDEQTRQVLEQGWRQKAPRTLSLVVASLM from the coding sequence ATGGACGTTCTCCCTCCTCATTTCATGACAGACCCTGTGCCCGGATTTGACGGGATGGTGCACTGCCGGATTGTGGAGGCGGTCGAACCCGCAAGGCTGGTCTACACCTGGAAGGGCGGGCCCATCGATACCGTCGTGTCATGGACACTGACGCCGCTGGATGGCAACCGCACATTGCTTCGCCTCAAGCAGGACGGCTTTCGACCGGAAGACGAACAGACGCGACAGGTACTCGAGCAGGGCTGGCGTCAGAAGGCGCCGCGTACGCTCTCCCTCGTTGTGGCGAGCCTCATGTAG
- a CDS encoding TetR/AcrR family transcriptional regulator, giving the protein MSNRPYLSPLRSAAAAEKRKAVLDAATDLLRQKNIAQFSLDAVAKAAGVTRLTVYNQFGSRRGLFEAVLDELAQRGRLLRLPAALEAKDPAAALDALIEIFCDFWAGDSALGRLHDAIALDAEFGEVLQARSELRRQALTALLKRMGFKQTAAAREAVDLIYTMTSCAFYRSMAATQSDAAVRKVIKTVAAETLHRLKPA; this is encoded by the coding sequence ATGTCAAATCGCCCCTACCTGAGCCCGCTGCGTTCCGCGGCCGCGGCCGAAAAGCGCAAAGCGGTGCTCGATGCCGCCACGGACCTGCTGCGGCAAAAGAACATCGCTCAGTTTTCTTTGGACGCAGTCGCCAAGGCCGCTGGCGTCACCCGTTTGACGGTGTACAACCAGTTCGGCTCCCGGCGTGGACTCTTTGAGGCCGTGCTGGACGAGCTCGCGCAGCGCGGACGACTGCTTCGCCTTCCTGCTGCGTTGGAAGCAAAGGACCCGGCCGCTGCGCTGGACGCGCTGATCGAGATCTTCTGTGACTTCTGGGCAGGCGATTCCGCGCTTGGGCGGCTGCACGACGCGATCGCACTTGATGCGGAGTTTGGAGAGGTCCTGCAGGCCCGAAGCGAACTGCGTCGGCAAGCACTGACCGCGCTGCTGAAGCGCATGGGCTTCAAGCAGACGGCGGCGGCGCGAGAGGCCGTCGACCTGATTTACACGATGACGAGCTGTGCGTTCTACCGCTCCATGGCGGCAACGCAATCCGATGCAGCGGTGAGAAAAGTGATCAAGACCGTGGCGGCGGAGACGTTACATCGCCTGAAGCCAGCATAA
- a CDS encoding alpha/beta hydrolase, whose protein sequence is MNTLRIRRMIAKVFLFLFLFLFLFLFLGLACVASWPHVTRARTHQHEATDTKSRSEENCYDPHDSNEIRLWDGVAPGAAGNDPCRDIPFLRIFPGRTSENSAHVAIIVIPGGGYDRLSDRKEQEPVADYFSRELGVTAFVLYYRLVQRDGTYHYPVPMWDAQRALKLVRHRSSQFGIDPSKIGLFGFSAGGHLAATVALHAASDFDLPTRDGIDSVNANPNFLGLGYPVISMLPDQYASPNSLKHLLDGYDGREKARLEPYLSAQLNVPPGLSPVFLFESMDDKQISAENSVMFARALREAGISAEVHLFPHGVHGAGLATGIPDEEEWPGMFRRWLVERGFVH, encoded by the coding sequence ATGAACACCTTGCGTATACGTCGGATGATCGCCAAGGTCTTTCTCTTTCTCTTTCTCTTTCTCTTTCTCTTTCTCTTTCTCGGGCTCGCTTGTGTTGCCAGCTGGCCGCATGTCACGCGAGCAAGAACGCATCAGCACGAAGCGACCGATACCAAAAGTCGGTCTGAAGAAAATTGCTACGATCCTCATGACTCCAACGAGATCAGGCTGTGGGATGGAGTCGCCCCCGGCGCCGCAGGCAATGACCCATGCCGGGATATTCCCTTTCTCAGAATCTTTCCCGGACGAACCTCGGAGAACTCCGCGCACGTCGCCATCATCGTTATTCCGGGCGGGGGCTACGATCGTCTGAGTGATCGCAAAGAACAGGAGCCCGTCGCGGACTATTTCTCCCGAGAGTTGGGAGTGACCGCCTTCGTTCTTTACTACCGATTGGTTCAAAGAGATGGCACTTACCACTACCCGGTCCCCATGTGGGATGCGCAGAGAGCATTAAAGCTCGTGCGACACCGTTCGTCTCAGTTCGGCATTGACCCGTCGAAGATCGGCCTATTTGGCTTCTCTGCGGGCGGGCATCTCGCCGCTACGGTTGCTCTGCACGCCGCATCAGACTTTGACTTGCCCACACGAGACGGCATCGACTCAGTCAATGCCAACCCAAATTTCCTTGGCTTGGGCTATCCGGTCATTTCCATGTTGCCGGACCAGTACGCGTCGCCGAACTCGCTCAAACATTTGCTGGATGGATACGACGGTCGCGAGAAGGCTCGACTGGAGCCATACCTCTCCGCCCAGCTAAACGTCCCGCCCGGGCTATCGCCGGTATTCCTCTTCGAGAGCATGGACGACAAGCAGATCAGCGCCGAGAATAGCGTGATGTTTGCCCGGGCTTTACGCGAGGCAGGAATATCTGCGGAGGTCCATCTCTTTCCCCACGGCGTCCATGGCGCTGGCCTGGCTACTGGCATTCCGGACGAGGAAGAGTGGCCCGGCATGTTCCGGCGCTGGCTGGTGGAGCGCGGATTCGTTCACTGA
- a CDS encoding NAD(P)H-dependent oxidoreductase has product MTAKPRIALVIGSIRPTRFADKPAQWMLKQAQARNDMDVEWVDLRDHPLPFFAEAASNLHVPSKDPEALRWQARIAGFDGFIFVVAEYNHSITGGLKNALDQAYKEWNRKPFTAIAYGGAGGTRALEHLRGIAVELQMVSTRSAVHIGGSDFMKVLPMGGNQPIEEIEQALLPAAKNALDELSWWAGATMAARSATT; this is encoded by the coding sequence ATGACCGCCAAGCCCCGCATCGCCCTTGTCATCGGCTCCATCAGGCCGACCCGCTTTGCCGACAAACCTGCGCAATGGATGTTGAAGCAGGCGCAAGCCCGCAACGACATGGACGTCGAGTGGGTCGACCTGCGCGACCACCCGCTGCCATTCTTCGCCGAGGCCGCCTCCAACCTCCACGTGCCCAGCAAGGATCCCGAGGCGCTCCGCTGGCAGGCGCGGATCGCCGGGTTCGACGGCTTCATCTTCGTGGTGGCCGAGTACAACCATTCGATCACCGGCGGGCTCAAGAATGCACTCGATCAAGCGTACAAGGAGTGGAATCGCAAGCCGTTCACCGCCATCGCCTACGGTGGCGCGGGGGGCACGCGTGCGTTGGAGCACCTGCGCGGCATCGCCGTCGAACTCCAGATGGTCTCCACCCGTTCGGCCGTCCATATCGGCGGCAGCGACTTCATGAAGGTGCTTCCGATGGGCGGCAACCAGCCGATCGAGGAGATCGAGCAGGCGCTGTTGCCCGCCGCCAAGAACGCACTCGACGAACTGAGCTGGTGGGCCGGCGCCACCATGGCGGCGCGCTCGGCCACCACCTGA
- a CDS encoding class III extradiol ring-cleavage dioxygenase, with translation MALASMPTYFLSHGGGPWPWLKHLRPGMYDQLEASLHQVRHELGAAPRAVLMISGHWEARRFLVSSSARPPMVYDYGGFPEHTYRIRYDAPGDPALAGRVRDLLERGGLAADLDPQRGFDHGTFSLMQTMYPEATLPVVQLALRSDFDPAAHLQAGELLAPLRNEGIVIVGSGFSFHDTAAMRSGRGGSASATFDRWLGDTLVDAAPDERRRRLIEWTRAPSARAAHPREDHLLPLMVALGAAGHDAGTRIYHQTDFMGAITASSFRFGLPVAQPNSEIAAA, from the coding sequence ATGGCGCTGGCAAGCATGCCGACCTACTTCCTCTCACACGGTGGCGGACCGTGGCCCTGGCTGAAGCATCTCCGACCGGGCATGTACGATCAGCTCGAAGCGTCGCTTCACCAGGTTCGCCATGAATTGGGCGCAGCACCGCGCGCCGTGTTGATGATCTCCGGGCACTGGGAAGCACGTCGATTCCTGGTCTCATCCTCTGCCCGCCCGCCGATGGTCTATGACTATGGCGGCTTTCCCGAGCACACGTATCGCATCCGCTACGACGCACCGGGCGATCCCGCACTGGCAGGAAGAGTGCGCGATCTCCTGGAGCGCGGTGGCTTAGCCGCCGACCTCGATCCGCAACGCGGCTTCGACCATGGCACGTTCAGCCTGATGCAGACGATGTACCCGGAAGCAACGCTGCCGGTGGTGCAGCTCGCACTCCGATCGGATTTCGATCCTGCTGCGCACCTCCAAGCCGGCGAGTTGCTCGCGCCGCTGCGCAACGAAGGCATCGTGATCGTCGGCAGCGGCTTCAGCTTTCACGACACGGCGGCGATGCGCAGCGGCAGGGGCGGCTCCGCTTCGGCGACGTTCGACCGCTGGCTCGGCGATACGCTGGTCGATGCCGCGCCCGATGAGCGGCGCAGGCGCCTTATCGAGTGGACCCGCGCGCCCTCGGCTCGCGCGGCGCACCCGCGTGAAGACCACCTCCTGCCGCTGATGGTTGCCCTCGGCGCAGCCGGCCATGACGCAGGAACGCGCATCTACCATCAGACCGACTTCATGGGCGCGATCACCGCATCGAGCTTTCGATTCGGTCTGCCCGTCGCACAGCCGAATAGTGAGATCGCGGCCGCCTGA
- a CDS encoding helix-turn-helix domain-containing protein: MQAPDYQAETAQCVYIGRMLGRVSDKWTILIVRVLGRGPHRFNALRREVGEISQKVLASTLRDLEENGLVSRRVTPVNPPQVEYALTELGRDFLRPIRGLAEWALANAVRIETARAEYAARAST; the protein is encoded by the coding sequence TTGCAAGCACCAGATTACCAGGCGGAAACCGCCCAATGCGTTTACATCGGTCGCATGCTGGGGCGAGTCAGCGACAAGTGGACGATATTGATCGTCCGCGTGCTCGGGCGCGGGCCACACCGCTTCAATGCGCTTCGCCGCGAGGTGGGAGAGATCAGTCAGAAGGTGCTTGCTTCCACTCTGCGCGACTTGGAAGAGAACGGGCTCGTCTCCCGGAGGGTGACGCCCGTCAATCCACCCCAGGTGGAATATGCGCTCACCGAGCTCGGCCGTGATTTTCTGCGTCCGATCCGTGGGCTTGCAGAGTGGGCACTTGCGAACGCTGTCCGCATCGAGACGGCTCGCGCCGAGTACGCTGCCCGCGCATCCACTTGA
- a CDS encoding AraC family transcriptional regulator: MDPFLDLIGLLRPRATLWGGIEGRGSWAVSFRKRDDLLFCWLSRGECQLLRPRMPPLRLGANDFVLVRTDSPFILSSDPSIEPIDSETAVVRTRKTTLRVGSGTKSPVTLRGGRFFFDTASESLLTDLLPSLVHIPGSDTSSPRIRTLMSMNEAESSHPGPGSEFIVARLMELILVEILRGNSFSAQQHAGLIAGLKDPKMARALTAIHRDVARDWTVASLARLCGISRSGFATRFRATVGMAPVEYLQHWRMALAKDALRLGARGIGEIGLSIGFQSPSAFSTAFTRVVGLSPRRFAASVR; this comes from the coding sequence ATGGATCCTTTCCTTGATCTGATCGGTCTACTTCGGCCGCGTGCCACCCTGTGGGGCGGCATCGAAGGGCGTGGCTCATGGGCGGTATCGTTTCGGAAGCGGGACGATCTCCTGTTCTGCTGGCTGTCGCGCGGTGAGTGCCAACTGCTTCGTCCGCGTATGCCGCCGTTGCGCCTGGGCGCCAACGACTTTGTGCTCGTTCGTACTGACTCGCCCTTCATACTCAGCTCGGACCCATCGATCGAACCGATCGATAGCGAGACGGCCGTCGTCCGGACAAGAAAGACGACGCTGCGAGTCGGTAGCGGCACGAAGTCACCCGTCACCCTTCGTGGCGGCCGATTTTTCTTCGATACGGCAAGCGAGTCCCTGTTGACCGACCTGCTCCCCTCCCTGGTTCATATTCCGGGAAGCGACACGTCCTCGCCGCGCATCCGCACCCTGATGAGCATGAACGAAGCAGAGTCCTCGCACCCAGGGCCTGGCAGCGAATTCATCGTCGCGCGCCTGATGGAGTTGATCCTGGTGGAGATTCTTCGAGGCAACTCATTTTCAGCGCAGCAGCACGCGGGGCTCATCGCGGGCCTGAAAGATCCCAAGATGGCGCGTGCGCTCACAGCCATTCATCGCGACGTGGCAAGGGACTGGACCGTTGCCAGTCTGGCTCGGCTCTGTGGCATCTCGCGTTCTGGTTTTGCCACGCGTTTTCGCGCGACGGTCGGGATGGCGCCCGTCGAATACTTGCAGCATTGGCGTATGGCGCTGGCAAAGGACGCCCTGCGACTCGGTGCGAGAGGTATCGGCGAAATCGGTCTGTCTATCGGGTTTCAATCGCCAAGCGCATTCAGCACTGCCTTCACCCGGGTGGTCGGACTTTCCCCAAGGCGATTTGCGGCTTCCGTTCGATAA
- a CDS encoding SDR family oxidoreductase, which yields MLKEKRIAVLGGSRGIGFAVAEAAALEGASVVIVASQPQSVADAVDRLPEGRVTGKAVNLKSMLATRELFAALGEFDHLVYTAGEPLPFGPRVTDTDLVAAREFFELRYWGALAAVQAASPHMRRGGSIVLTGGTSARRPPAGFAFAASICGAIESLTRALAIELAPIRVNAVVPGMVATDLWSGIPADTREHIFRETAAKLPVGRVGTPHDLAEAYLSFMRGGYTTGQSVVVDGGGTLV from the coding sequence ATGCTGAAAGAAAAACGTATCGCCGTACTTGGCGGCTCTCGCGGCATCGGTTTTGCCGTGGCCGAAGCCGCCGCGCTCGAAGGAGCCAGTGTCGTCATCGTCGCCAGCCAGCCCCAAAGCGTCGCCGATGCGGTGGATCGACTCCCCGAGGGGCGCGTCACGGGCAAGGCGGTGAACTTGAAATCCATGCTTGCCACGAGAGAGCTCTTCGCAGCACTGGGTGAGTTCGACCATCTGGTTTATACGGCGGGTGAGCCCCTTCCGTTCGGCCCGCGTGTTACGGATACCGACTTGGTGGCCGCTCGCGAATTCTTCGAGTTGCGCTATTGGGGTGCGCTCGCCGCAGTACAGGCGGCGAGCCCCCATATGCGGCGCGGTGGATCTATCGTCTTGACCGGCGGAACATCGGCACGGCGCCCGCCGGCGGGCTTTGCCTTTGCGGCAAGCATTTGCGGAGCCATCGAATCGCTGACGCGAGCTCTCGCCATCGAACTCGCCCCTATCCGGGTCAACGCCGTCGTGCCTGGCATGGTTGCCACCGATCTCTGGTCCGGCATACCTGCCGACACACGCGAACATATTTTCCGCGAAACCGCTGCGAAACTGCCCGTGGGACGAGTGGGCACACCTCATGACTTGGCCGAGGCCTACCTTTCGTTTATGCGAGGTGGCTACACGACCGGCCAGTCCGTGGTGGTGGACGGTGGCGGAACGCTCGTGTGA
- a CDS encoding TetR/AcrR family transcriptional regulator codes for MENLAGASSSDRILAVATKMAQAHGYGGLNVRSLAQEVGIKAASLYHHFPSKADLAAAVAKRYWQDSAATLEALSANTPDPIDRLRKYPGTFRKSLESGNRICLCSFMTAEYDDLPDVVKKEVQVFAEVNVAWLGKALLAANVVDSKEAKRRARAIFAAISGAQLMARGRSDIKLFDALIESYQMAGLLPA; via the coding sequence GTGGAAAACCTGGCAGGCGCAAGCTCCAGCGATAGGATCCTGGCTGTCGCGACAAAGATGGCTCAGGCGCATGGGTACGGCGGATTGAACGTCCGGTCCCTTGCTCAAGAGGTTGGTATCAAGGCCGCGAGCCTGTACCACCATTTTCCGAGTAAGGCAGACCTCGCCGCAGCGGTCGCCAAGCGCTACTGGCAGGACTCGGCGGCGACGCTGGAAGCGCTGTCCGCCAACACGCCGGACCCTATCGATCGCCTGCGCAAATACCCGGGGACGTTTCGGAAGTCGCTGGAGAGTGGCAACCGCATATGTCTCTGCAGTTTCATGACCGCCGAATACGACGATCTGCCTGACGTAGTGAAAAAAGAAGTCCAGGTCTTCGCTGAGGTCAATGTTGCCTGGCTTGGGAAGGCACTGCTGGCGGCTAACGTTGTGGACTCAAAAGAAGCCAAGCGGCGAGCACGCGCGATCTTTGCGGCCATCTCTGGCGCTCAGCTTATGGCGCGCGGCCGCTCAGATATAAAGCTTTTTGATGCCTTGATTGAGAGCTACCAGATGGCCGGGCTCTTACCCGCTTAA
- a CDS encoding amidase: protein MSTELVYQDATKLAELIRTKEVSPVEVMQAHLDRIAAVNFKVNAIVTIADGALKAAKVAEAAVLAGEELGTLHGVPFTAKDSIDTAGVLTQRGSPIFRGRVPDVDAVSVARLKKAGGILLAKTNLPEFSYWIESDNLLSGRSNNPWDLTRTPGGSSGGESAAIAAGMSPIGLGTDLAISVRGPAAQTGITSMKATHGRVPMTGIWPRAPRRFWHVGPMARSIRDIALAFSLLAGPDGRDAFASSTVQFDTGILRQPYRPLRVGWMVGPGFGPVDPEVAATVREAAETLKEIGVFVEQVGISALERDFALDVFNKLHVMEMKPAFAAATAGRSRDDIYKMATTMLSLPDTSIDDYIEAEQAAERLRDGFADYFSRYDALITHVLPIPAHKHGVEEFTIDGQTVDATYLQGATVPLNVTGLPGVSMRFGTSKEGLPINVQIVGKWQAESTILHVASLLEAVSPVRGLRPLL, encoded by the coding sequence ATGAGCACCGAACTTGTCTACCAAGACGCAACGAAGCTAGCTGAGCTCATTCGCACCAAGGAAGTGTCTCCGGTCGAGGTTATGCAAGCACACCTTGACCGTATCGCTGCAGTGAATTTCAAGGTCAATGCCATCGTTACGATCGCCGATGGCGCGCTCAAAGCCGCGAAGGTCGCGGAGGCGGCTGTGCTCGCGGGTGAAGAACTCGGGACACTGCATGGTGTGCCCTTCACCGCGAAGGACTCCATCGATACCGCCGGTGTGCTGACCCAGCGCGGGTCGCCGATCTTCAGAGGTCGCGTACCTGATGTCGACGCAGTAAGCGTAGCGCGCCTGAAGAAGGCGGGTGGCATCCTGCTCGCGAAGACCAACCTCCCCGAGTTTTCCTACTGGATCGAGAGCGACAACTTACTCTCTGGTCGCTCGAACAACCCGTGGGACCTGACTCGCACGCCCGGCGGTTCCAGCGGTGGCGAATCGGCCGCTATCGCGGCGGGCATGTCGCCGATCGGCCTCGGCACTGATCTCGCCATTTCCGTGCGCGGCCCAGCTGCACAAACCGGTATCACTTCAATGAAGGCAACCCATGGCCGCGTGCCCATGACAGGCATTTGGCCACGCGCTCCACGCCGCTTCTGGCATGTCGGCCCGATGGCCCGTTCGATTCGCGACATCGCGCTTGCTTTCTCCCTACTGGCCGGTCCTGACGGCCGGGACGCATTTGCCAGCAGCACGGTCCAGTTCGATACCGGCATCCTCCGCCAACCCTATCGCCCGCTCCGGGTGGGCTGGATGGTGGGGCCGGGCTTCGGGCCGGTCGATCCCGAGGTGGCGGCCACCGTGCGAGAGGCCGCCGAGACGCTGAAGGAAATCGGCGTCTTTGTCGAACAGGTAGGTATCTCTGCCCTGGAACGCGACTTTGCGCTCGATGTTTTCAACAAGCTGCACGTCATGGAGATGAAGCCTGCTTTTGCCGCCGCCACAGCCGGTCGGAGCCGGGATGACATCTACAAGATGGCAACGACGATGCTCTCGCTTCCCGACACGTCGATAGATGACTACATCGAAGCCGAGCAAGCGGCCGAGCGATTGCGCGACGGTTTTGCCGATTACTTCAGTCGCTACGATGCGCTGATCACCCATGTTCTCCCGATTCCGGCCCACAAGCATGGCGTCGAGGAGTTCACCATTGACGGCCAGACCGTAGATGCAACCTATCTTCAGGGCGCGACCGTTCCGCTCAATGTCACCGGCTTGCCGGGTGTCTCGATGCGGTTTGGCACAAGTAAGGAAGGCCTGCCGATCAACGTGCAGATTGTCGGCAAGTGGCAAGCCGAGTCGACCATCCTTCATGTCGCGTCGCTGCTCGAGGCGGTGAGCCCGGTGCGCGGCCTTCGTCCGCTCCTGTGA